One Pecten maximus chromosome 7, xPecMax1.1, whole genome shotgun sequence genomic window carries:
- the LOC117331519 gene encoding uncharacterized protein LOC117331519, with amino-acid sequence MTIECSCGNRHPKRFLYYQPFGIFCRCCNTEWLSDNTANPDSAEDGPRVPRLRMYRFRDVSRHELHENNVLLVQSSRSRVTDINQLVVGDHIAFHRPYVIWHHCIVIEVNAEDSTLEVINWQSENGSVSVIQQQIDVSKEYGDLYRIQYTSDIQLSNPPHLVIARARSRLSQTGFHIFDDNCESFATFCKTGISKSHQYIWLVAKTWEWLVHFTVMTVRTAITGFCTLARVAAGCVGPVVVIVLEGIILAWDVIKAYRERRNGNLSRNEYAKIAIRRIVDGVVTVAFTIVGVIIGVSFTVTGPMIPCLLAGACGGIVGMTVGKVGGTLLGCWVGRAIANCLKTDDRAVDKITELVPGDHVVMTRWALHPRCHGILIEHDSHTKIRVVRNTYKYGVVDEWLPFEKPLYLVTHKKNECFSNEEVLRRAKGQIGARRYNIASHNCKTFANWCKRHT; translated from the coding sequence ATGACAATCGAGTGTTCCTGTGGAAACCGCCATCCAAAACGTTTCCTTTACTACCAACCATTTGGGATATTCTGTAGATGTTGTAACACAGAATGGCTATCTGACAACACTGCCAATCCAGACTCTGCCGAAGATGGTCCGAGAGTACCACGTCTTAGGATGTATAGATTCAGGGATGTGTCTCGCCACGAGTTACATGAAAACAATGTCCTATTGGTACAGAGCTCTCGTAGCCGGGTAACTGATATTAACCAACTCGTGGTCGGCGACCATATCGCATTCCATCGCCCTTATGTCATATGGCATCACTGTATCGTGATTGAGGTCAATGCCGAGGACAGCACGTTGGAGGTGATCAACTGGCAGAGCGAGAACGGCAGTGTTAGTGTCATACAGCAGCAAATAGATGTATCTAAGGAATACGGCGACCTGTACAGGATTCAGTACACTTCGGACATACAACTCTCCAACCCTCCACATCTCGTGATAGCCAGAGCAAGATCGAGGCTAAGTCAAACAGGTTTTCATATATTCGATGACAACTGTGAATCTTTCGCCACTTTTTGCAAAACGGGTATCAGCAAGAGCCATCAGTACATCTGGTTGGTCGCTAAGACTTGGGAATGGCTGGTACACTTTACCGTCATGACAGTCCGAACGGCAATTACAGGCTTTTGCACACTGGCCAGAGTCGCTGCAGGCTGTGTGGGTCCAGTGGTTGTGATAGTCCTTGAAGGTATCATTCTTGCTTGGGATGTTATAAAGGCATACAGAGAACGAAGAAATGGCAACTTGTCCCGGAACGAATACGCGAAAATCGCCATCAGGCGCATTGTTGACGGTGTGGTCACCGTGGCTTTTACGATTGTAGGAGTCATTATCGGTGTATCCTTTACGGTAACCGGACCCATGATACCCTGTTTACTTGCAGGCGCATGTGGAGGAATCGTTGGTATGACTGTAGGAAAGGTTGGAGGCACATTACTCGGATGCTGGGTCGGAAGGGCAATAGCCAACTGTCTCAAGACGGATGACCGAGCAGTAGACAAAATCACCGAACTGGTACCAGGCGATCACGTGGTCATGACGAGATGGGCTTTACATCCACGTTGTCATGGTATTCTGATTGAGCACGACAGTCATACGAAAATCAGGGTAGTTCGAAACACATACAAATACGGGGTTGTAGACGAGTGGTTGCCGTTTGAAAAACCACTGTATTTGGTGACACACAAGAAAAACGAATGTTTTTCGAATGAAGAGGTATTGAGAAGGGCAAAGGGACAGATAGGAGCAAGGCGATACAACATAGCAAGTCACAACTGTAAAACGTTTGCGAACTGGTGCAAAAGACATACCTAA